The Epinephelus lanceolatus isolate andai-2023 chromosome 21, ASM4190304v1, whole genome shotgun sequence genome has a segment encoding these proteins:
- the LOC117247358 gene encoding chymotrypsin-like protease CTRL-1, with protein MMADWTVWILLICAVLTGQGSMAQDCGMAPLNTRIVGGENATAGSWPWMVSLHISFAAFHICGGTLISDQWVLTAAHCILISRPSVWTLYLGRETQSGPNVNEVSRTVSQIIVHPNYNDTLYNNDIALMKLSSPVTFTDYIKPVCLASNSSQVHSSTPCWATGWGRLKKDEPLPNNYPLQEVQIPVVGNNQCTCNYLPQPAANITDAMICAGQENKGACQGDSGGPLQCKQNSQWVQTGIASFGEPCALGDFPEVYVRVSEFQTWIMEQVAGANVNFVTFTSSGTDSDDSFVCRSSNETTAAPNMTAPASTVVTELTFVVILVTVLLQLIEAL; from the exons ATGATGGCAGACTGGACTGTGTGGATACTCCTGATATGTGCTGTCCTCACTGGGCAAG GGTCAATGGCTCAGG ATTGTGGGATGGCACCTCTCAACACAAGAATAGTGGGTGGTGAGAACGCCACAGCTGGATCATGGCCCTGGATGGTCAGCCTGCACATCAGTTTTGCAGCATTTCACATCTGTGGAGGGACCCTCATCAGTGACCAGTGGGTCCTCACAGCAGCCCACTGTATCTTAAT AAGCCGCCCTAGTGTATGGACTCTCTACTTGGGACGAGAGACTCAGTCTGGCCCCAATGTTAATGAGGTGAGCCGCACCGTGTCCCAGATCATCGTCCATCCTAACTACAACGACACATTGTATAACAACGACATTGCCCTGATGAAGCTCAGCAGCCCTGTCACTTTCACTGACTACATCAAACCTGTCTGCTTGGCAAGTAACTCCAGCCaggttcacagctccacccccTGCTGGGCCACCGGTTGGGGCAGACTTAAAAAGGATG aACCATTGCCAAATAATTATCCCCTGCAGGAGGTACAGATTCCTGTTGTTGGAAATAATCAGTGCACTTGCAACTACCTCCCTCAACCAGCCGCAAACATCACTGACGCAATGATATGTGCAGGACAAGAAAACAAAGGAGCATGTCAG GGGGACTCTGGTGGACCTCTGCAATGCAAACAAAACTCACAGTGGGTCCAGACTGGCATTGCCAGTTTTGGAGAACCTTGTGCTCTGGGTGATTTCCCTGAAGTCTATGTCCGAGTCTCTGAATTCCAGACTTGGATCATGGAACAAGTGGCGGGGGCGAATGTCAACTTTGTGACATTCACCTCCAGTGGCACAGATTCAGATGACAGCTTTGTGTGTCGCAGCTCAAATGAAACCACAGCAGCTCCAAATATGACTGCCCCAGCATCAACTGTTGTAACTGAGCTTACATTTGTTGTCATCTTGGTGACAGTGCTCCTGCAGCTCATTGAAGCTTTATAG